From a single Miltoncostaea oceani genomic region:
- a CDS encoding MazG nucleotide pyrophosphohydrolase domain-containing protein, protein MTTPPPSNSRRSPLDLVAEFHESQDVTVNTTPTWPSQKDVALRLRLIDEEVEELREAIAAGDMVAVADALGDIAYVVYGSAVTFGIDLDAVVAEIHSSNMSKLGDDGRPVHDAGGKVMKPATYRPPDLERVLAEQARTAASQG, encoded by the coding sequence ATGACCACACCACCTCCCTCGAACAGCCGCCGCAGTCCACTGGATCTCGTCGCCGAGTTCCACGAGTCCCAGGACGTCACGGTGAACACGACGCCGACCTGGCCCTCCCAGAAGGACGTCGCCCTTCGCCTGCGGCTGATCGATGAGGAGGTGGAGGAGCTGCGCGAGGCGATCGCCGCCGGCGACATGGTCGCGGTGGCTGACGCGCTCGGGGACATCGCCTACGTGGTCTACGGGTCCGCGGTGACGTTCGGGATCGACCTCGACGCGGTCGTCGCCGAGATCCACTCCAGCAACATGTCCAAGCTCGGCGATGACGGCCGCCCCGTCCATGACGCCGGCGGCAAGGTCATGAAGCCCGCGACCTACCGGCCGCCGGACCTGGAGCGCGTGCTCGCCGAGCAGGCCCGGACGGCCGCCTCACAGGGCTGA
- a CDS encoding AAA family ATPase: protein MDWDAILPRLPWVEEMRACEQNPAWHAEGDVLTHTMMVVEALVADPAWRALDVTERGELFWAAVLHDIGKPSRQRAEADGDLSSPGHARRGEVMARTFLWRCGWEPAARERVCHLVRHHMAPPRFILKDDPSRELIAVAAEVPLATLAILSRADINGRIAPDLAEFHERLELGLVLAAEIGCDAGPYPFSSDHARVEFFRTPGRDPGWEAHDDSWAQATVLCGLPGAGKDRWVAEHAKGQQMVSLDDIRAERAYRGKPNGVIAAAARERARELLRARTPFVWNATNLSRQQRGRPVGLCLDYHASVRIVSVEAGVAQIVERNAARPGGGVPLEVIERMLARWEFPSPTEAHRVEFA from the coding sequence GTGGACTGGGATGCGATCCTGCCCCGGCTCCCGTGGGTCGAGGAGATGCGTGCCTGTGAGCAGAACCCCGCCTGGCACGCCGAGGGGGATGTCCTCACCCACACGATGATGGTCGTCGAGGCGCTCGTTGCCGACCCGGCCTGGCGCGCCCTCGATGTGACCGAGCGCGGCGAGCTCTTCTGGGCGGCGGTCCTCCACGACATCGGTAAGCCCTCGCGCCAGCGCGCCGAGGCAGACGGAGATCTCTCCTCGCCCGGCCACGCCCGACGCGGCGAGGTGATGGCCCGTACGTTCCTGTGGCGGTGCGGTTGGGAGCCGGCGGCCCGTGAGCGGGTCTGCCACCTGGTGCGCCACCACATGGCCCCTCCCCGCTTCATCCTCAAGGACGACCCGAGCCGGGAGCTGATCGCGGTTGCCGCCGAGGTCCCCCTCGCGACCCTCGCCATCCTCTCCCGGGCCGACATCAACGGCCGGATCGCCCCGGACCTCGCGGAGTTCCACGAGCGTCTCGAGCTCGGCCTCGTGCTCGCGGCCGAGATCGGGTGCGACGCCGGCCCCTACCCCTTCAGCTCCGACCACGCCCGCGTCGAGTTCTTCCGCACCCCGGGCCGGGATCCCGGCTGGGAGGCCCACGACGACAGCTGGGCTCAGGCAACGGTCCTCTGCGGCCTCCCCGGGGCGGGAAAGGACCGCTGGGTCGCCGAGCATGCAAAGGGGCAGCAGATGGTCAGCCTCGATGACATCCGGGCTGAGCGCGCCTACCGCGGCAAGCCGAACGGTGTCATCGCCGCGGCGGCGCGCGAGCGGGCCCGCGAGCTCCTTCGAGCGCGCACGCCCTTCGTCTGGAACGCGACGAACCTCTCGCGCCAGCAGCGCGGCCGGCCGGTCGGTCTCTGCCTCGACTATCACGCGTCCGTGAGGATCGTCAGCGTCGAGGCCGGAGTCGCCCAGATCGTCGAGCGCAACGCAGCCCGCCCCGGCGGCGGTGTTCCTCTCGAGGTGATCGAGCGGATGCTCGCCCGCTGGGAGTTCCCGTCACCCACCGAGGCGCACCGGGTCGAGTTCGCCTGA
- a CDS encoding S1 RNA-binding domain-containing protein: MDPITPPQGHSERLLRAAQKREALIVTVEKQVEDGTLVRTEDGDALLLPIALTDDSTLNDIAIHPESTIMLQVLVVSGSDGDLVASQTDLLEQLRRRAEDDALEGMAKGQVVEAHITGLEDFGAVCLVGLVPGMIHISDLSWFHVDSPADVVKVGDRVSVVILDVDRNRRRISVGLKQATPDPWATFTSTHRAGEVIEGRVVKDVGCGLFIALGGGIEGLLAFNTAAPDDPRLRDGWQEGSVLEVRLAEVDPDRRRIALRLP; this comes from the coding sequence ATGGATCCGATCACCCCGCCCCAGGGACATTCCGAGCGCCTCCTGCGCGCAGCCCAGAAGAGGGAAGCCCTCATCGTCACCGTCGAGAAGCAAGTCGAAGACGGGACTCTCGTGCGCACCGAAGACGGCGACGCGCTGCTGCTCCCGATCGCCCTGACCGACGATTCCACCCTCAACGACATCGCGATCCATCCCGAGAGCACGATCATGCTCCAGGTGCTGGTCGTCTCCGGCTCGGACGGGGACCTGGTCGCCTCTCAGACCGACCTCCTCGAGCAGCTTCGCCGGCGCGCGGAGGACGACGCCCTCGAAGGCATGGCCAAGGGCCAGGTCGTCGAGGCCCACATCACCGGTCTGGAGGACTTCGGAGCCGTCTGCCTCGTCGGCCTGGTGCCGGGGATGATCCACATCTCCGATCTCTCCTGGTTCCACGTGGACTCCCCGGCGGATGTCGTCAAGGTCGGCGACCGCGTCTCCGTCGTCATCCTGGATGTCGATCGGAACCGGCGGAGGATCAGCGTCGGCCTGAAGCAGGCGACCCCTGATCCGTGGGCGACGTTCACCTCGACCCACCGAGCGGGTGAGGTGATCGAGGGGCGTGTGGTGAAGGACGTCGGCTGCGGCCTCTTCATCGCCCTCGGAGGCGGGATCGAGGGGCTTCTGGCCTTCAACACCGCCGCGCCGGATGACCCCCGCCTCCGCGACGGATGGCAGGAGGGCTCAGTCCTCGAGGTCCGCCTTGCCGAGGTCGACCCGGATCGCCGGCGGATCGCGCTGCGCCTGCCCTGA
- a CDS encoding cysteine hydrolase family protein, whose product MSDTTSTVLLDIDTQVDFCAPEGALFVPDADGYEIRHSQAALVWWASEHGIPHIATADDHLITDPEISDEPDFASTFPPHCMRTSPGAEKVGWTRQRSPLVLGDEPLEASRLAALSRERREILILKRHFDCFTNPHTAALITELAPERVVVFGVATDVCVAAAIEGLLGLLTPAQIALVPAACAGLDVAGSKALIADWQRRGVVMSTIKQITGRMPTGVLSESTLDLE is encoded by the coding sequence ATGAGCGACACGACCTCCACGGTTCTTCTGGACATCGACACCCAGGTGGACTTCTGTGCTCCGGAGGGGGCGCTGTTCGTCCCCGACGCCGATGGCTACGAGATCCGCCACTCGCAGGCGGCCCTGGTCTGGTGGGCCTCCGAGCACGGGATCCCCCACATCGCCACGGCGGATGACCACCTGATCACCGATCCCGAGATCTCGGACGAGCCGGACTTCGCATCGACGTTCCCGCCTCACTGCATGCGCACGAGCCCGGGTGCGGAGAAGGTCGGCTGGACGCGCCAGCGGTCGCCCCTGGTCCTCGGTGATGAGCCCCTCGAAGCCTCCCGTCTGGCGGCCCTCTCCCGGGAGCGCAGGGAGATCCTCATCCTGAAGCGGCACTTCGACTGCTTCACCAACCCGCACACGGCAGCCCTGATCACGGAGCTCGCTCCCGAGCGGGTGGTCGTCTTCGGCGTCGCCACCGACGTCTGCGTCGCCGCGGCGATCGAGGGTCTGCTCGGCCTTCTCACGCCTGCTCAGATCGCGCTCGTACCGGCGGCCTGCGCCGGCCTCGACGTGGCGGGCTCGAAGGCACTGATCGCGGACTGGCAGCGCCGGGGAGTCGTCATGTCGACCATCAAGCAGATCACCGGCCGGATGCCGACGGGCGTCCTCTCGGAATCCACTCTGGATCTCGAGTAG
- a CDS encoding diguanylate cyclase gives MDSTLAGIASAAQRTLGSDRASCFVHDGEDVSIVAVHTTATDPRERSFLERSVGRPLVKLPICRLLVEQSDPLLVVEDIQAEGRIPAGLASNLGSGAFVGLRLEHPTILGEAGTPALLGTLFMSFRSPQRIPERAISVVRSLGGLAALAIANARLHASVLISLAEAQQRAAGDPLTGLANHRTFHEALQREAAHASETSEPLSVVLIDLDHFKQVNDTYGHQRGDRVLQEVAARLRSVVRAGEVVARVGGEEFGWILPGTDAQTAVGAAERARAAISEEIEDVGVVNASAGVCDLGSATDVDHLLELADGALYWAKAHGRDTAVMYCAEVVTELSAAERAERLEVVRAMAGLRALARAVDAKDPSTRRHSERVADLAGQLAGELGWPRPATARLREAGLLHDVGKIGVPDAVLFKPGPLTPSEYEQVKQHSPLGANIAAEVLDGEQVAWIRHHHERWNGGGYPDGLCGPQAPEGAQILALADAWDVMTSARSYKRPLATQQALAECRRESGRQFAPAAVEALERLAGAGALTVDADAPDAEVITHLAALELATTTEFASACQQAICELRAATGWEEAFITRIQGDQIEIIGSSGSGLISPGGRFPLTESFCHRMIEGLAPASHSRLSDADSGYSDLRARDDLGLESYSGHPILLPDGSVFGTLCVIDRQPRVAEAAGRELGDALARLLAWEVGRESALTAVGRARASL, from the coding sequence ATGGACTCGACCCTTGCGGGGATCGCCTCCGCGGCCCAGCGGACGCTGGGAAGCGACCGGGCGAGCTGTTTCGTGCATGACGGTGAGGACGTCAGCATCGTCGCCGTCCACACCACCGCCACGGACCCCCGTGAGCGAAGCTTCCTCGAGCGGTCGGTTGGCCGGCCGCTGGTGAAGCTGCCGATCTGCCGCCTGCTGGTCGAGCAGAGCGATCCACTCCTTGTCGTTGAGGACATCCAAGCCGAGGGTCGGATCCCCGCCGGACTCGCTTCGAACCTCGGTTCGGGGGCGTTCGTCGGGTTGCGCCTCGAACACCCGACAATCCTCGGCGAGGCTGGAACGCCGGCCCTCCTCGGAACGCTCTTCATGAGCTTCCGCAGCCCGCAGCGAATCCCTGAGCGGGCGATCAGTGTCGTCCGCTCGCTCGGGGGCCTGGCGGCGCTCGCCATCGCCAACGCCCGGCTCCATGCAAGCGTTCTCATCAGCCTCGCCGAAGCACAGCAGCGCGCCGCCGGTGATCCCCTGACCGGTCTCGCGAACCACCGCACCTTCCACGAGGCCCTGCAGCGTGAAGCCGCGCACGCGTCCGAGACCTCCGAGCCGCTCAGCGTCGTGCTCATCGATCTCGACCACTTCAAGCAGGTCAACGACACCTACGGCCACCAGCGCGGCGACCGGGTGCTCCAGGAAGTCGCTGCACGCCTGCGGTCGGTGGTGCGCGCCGGGGAGGTCGTCGCACGGGTCGGTGGTGAGGAGTTCGGCTGGATCCTCCCCGGTACCGACGCGCAGACGGCAGTCGGCGCGGCCGAGCGGGCGCGTGCCGCGATCTCCGAAGAGATCGAGGACGTCGGGGTGGTGAACGCGTCGGCAGGAGTGTGTGATCTCGGAAGCGCCACGGACGTGGACCATCTCCTCGAGCTCGCTGACGGAGCCCTCTACTGGGCCAAGGCCCACGGACGCGACACAGCTGTCATGTACTGCGCCGAGGTGGTCACCGAGCTGTCCGCGGCCGAGCGGGCGGAGCGCCTCGAGGTCGTCCGCGCGATGGCGGGCCTCCGTGCGCTGGCGCGAGCGGTGGATGCGAAGGACCCCTCGACCCGCCGCCATTCCGAGCGTGTCGCGGACCTCGCCGGACAACTCGCCGGGGAGCTCGGCTGGCCGCGGCCGGCAACGGCCCGGCTTCGCGAGGCGGGGCTCCTCCATGACGTCGGCAAGATCGGGGTTCCCGATGCCGTGCTCTTCAAGCCGGGCCCCCTCACCCCGTCCGAGTACGAGCAGGTCAAGCAGCACTCGCCGCTCGGAGCGAACATCGCCGCTGAGGTCCTGGACGGCGAGCAGGTCGCGTGGATCCGCCATCACCACGAGCGGTGGAACGGAGGCGGGTACCCCGACGGACTCTGCGGCCCCCAGGCCCCCGAGGGCGCCCAGATCCTCGCGTTGGCCGACGCCTGGGACGTCATGACGAGCGCGCGCAGCTACAAGCGGCCCCTAGCGACCCAGCAGGCCCTCGCCGAGTGCCGGCGGGAGTCCGGGCGCCAGTTCGCCCCCGCTGCCGTGGAGGCGCTCGAGAGGCTGGCAGGGGCGGGCGCGCTAACGGTGGACGCCGATGCCCCCGACGCCGAGGTCATCACCCACCTGGCGGCCCTCGAGCTCGCGACGACGACCGAGTTCGCGTCAGCCTGTCAGCAGGCCATCTGCGAGCTCCGCGCGGCGACGGGGTGGGAGGAAGCGTTCATCACGCGGATCCAGGGGGACCAGATCGAGATCATCGGCTCCAGCGGGTCAGGGCTCATCTCACCCGGTGGACGCTTCCCCCTGACCGAGTCGTTCTGCCACCGGATGATCGAAGGTCTCGCCCCCGCCTCACACAGCCGCCTGTCCGACGCGGACTCGGGATACAGCGACCTGCGGGCGCGCGACGATCTGGGGCTCGAGAGCTACAGCGGCCACCCGATCCTGCTGCCAGACGGATCCGTCTTCGGGACTCTCTGCGTGATCGACCGACAGCCGCGAGTCGCCGAAGCAGCCGGACGTGAGCTGGGCGACGCCCTCGCACGCCTCCTCGCGTGGGAGGTAGGCAGAGAGAGCGCCCTCACCGCGGTCGGCCGCGCCCGAGCGAGCCTCTGA
- a CDS encoding GGDEF domain-containing protein — MSRPMLLSILVFGVSGVGGALVGGALTSLWVALHAGAALAAVAASWHTRGLARLVWALFAAAQAGRALLQWAPEAGISSLAEGTHSTGIAVAFLVLSAPTGIAVLIIYRRLRPERGWQGVLDGAIAVLCLAAAAWALLTSADRPMDRDLLYLIVGLPPFLDLLCAVALTWVIARHGMRSAPGWLRAIVVGLLIQAAAGMVVLSGAPWTPEAARAGFAAAAIVLGAAALRRRETTGRAWAEGLHDAPPAWSERLPYILGSAVVLMSVARPDFEMRLAAAMAAFLVAIRAISAVAVRQGLIGERDRLLIADPLTGAYNRRHLAEYAPRVLAHAQRSGEPLSVVAFDLDRFKHVNDVLGHDAGDRLLMEVARVVTAALRASDVLVRLGGDEFLVVCPGTPGEGAATLAERLRSVICQAAGTSAPGTGVSASLGISTYPTDASELDELLRRADEALYAAKAAGRNAVHRWEEVAAAGWRQPVQ, encoded by the coding sequence GTGAGCAGGCCGATGCTTCTCTCGATCCTGGTCTTCGGCGTCAGCGGGGTCGGCGGGGCACTCGTGGGCGGAGCCTTGACGTCCCTGTGGGTCGCGTTGCATGCCGGCGCTGCCCTCGCAGCGGTCGCCGCGTCTTGGCATACCCGTGGCCTGGCTCGCCTGGTCTGGGCCCTCTTCGCCGCCGCCCAGGCCGGCCGGGCCCTTCTCCAGTGGGCCCCGGAGGCCGGGATCTCTTCGCTTGCCGAGGGAACCCATTCGACGGGGATCGCGGTTGCGTTCCTCGTGTTGAGCGCGCCGACCGGGATCGCGGTCCTGATCATCTACCGCCGCCTACGCCCCGAGCGGGGCTGGCAGGGGGTCCTTGACGGCGCGATCGCTGTCCTCTGCCTCGCTGCCGCCGCCTGGGCGCTGCTGACCTCGGCTGACCGGCCCATGGACCGCGACCTGCTGTACCTGATCGTCGGTTTGCCCCCGTTCCTCGACCTCCTCTGCGCCGTCGCGCTCACGTGGGTCATCGCCCGCCACGGTATGCGTTCGGCCCCGGGGTGGCTCCGGGCGATCGTCGTAGGCCTCCTCATCCAGGCCGCCGCCGGCATGGTCGTCCTCAGCGGCGCCCCCTGGACCCCAGAGGCCGCCCGCGCCGGTTTCGCTGCTGCCGCCATCGTCCTCGGTGCCGCTGCGCTGCGACGTCGCGAAACGACTGGCCGGGCGTGGGCAGAGGGTCTCCACGATGCCCCGCCCGCCTGGAGTGAGCGACTGCCCTACATTCTCGGCTCGGCCGTGGTGCTGATGAGTGTTGCCCGTCCGGACTTCGAGATGCGCTTGGCAGCCGCGATGGCAGCGTTCCTGGTGGCCATCCGGGCGATCTCGGCGGTGGCGGTGCGCCAAGGCCTGATCGGTGAACGCGACCGCCTCCTGATCGCAGATCCCCTGACCGGTGCCTACAACCGTCGGCACCTCGCGGAGTACGCGCCGCGTGTCCTTGCTCATGCCCAACGGTCGGGGGAACCGTTGAGCGTGGTCGCTTTCGACTTGGATCGCTTCAAGCACGTGAACGACGTCCTCGGCCACGACGCGGGTGATCGGCTCCTGATGGAGGTCGCGCGTGTCGTCACCGCGGCGCTCCGCGCGAGCGATGTCCTGGTGCGGCTCGGCGGTGACGAGTTCCTCGTGGTGTGTCCCGGTACACCGGGAGAGGGAGCCGCGACGCTCGCCGAACGACTCCGGTCGGTGATCTGCCAAGCCGCGGGGACGTCCGCTCCAGGGACGGGGGTCAGCGCGTCGCTCGGGATCTCCACCTACCCAACTGACGCGTCCGAGCTCGACGAGCTCCTGAGACGCGCCGACGAAGCCCTCTACGCGGCGAAGGCCGCCGGTCGGAACGCGGTGCACCGATGGGAGGAGGTCGCGGCGGCCGGCTGGCGGCAGCCGGTGCAGTAG